One window of the Nicotiana tabacum cultivar K326 chromosome 4, ASM71507v2, whole genome shotgun sequence genome contains the following:
- the LOC107830948 gene encoding uncharacterized protein LOC107830948, which produces MEFATDGFSLGELNGVKTLILNESPSAYCIYCFAHQLQLTLVALAQKHSDVDDFFCIVTNVLNIVGASFKRRDLLREHQAEKLEELLKSGEVHTGRGLNQERGLQRPGDTRWDSHYKTLDNLIVLFPSIIHVLEFTARECPNYADRIVAESLMGKIKEFDFAFKLHLMLKVLTMTNELNFALQMMNQDIVNVMGLLALTKQRLQTMRNSEFGFLMEDVSSFCDKHGIIIPKMDTRYFPGKSKRRALEVTYSHYLRVDIFYAVIDLYFQELNCRFDVVSTDLLLGMASLNPVNSFGNFDTNGIMRLDEYYPNEFDSIKLRDLSCQLDSFIVYARGVDKRFFGMKGISDLAKVLVK; this is translated from the exons ATGGAATTTGCGACTGATGGTTTTAGCTTG GGAGAGCTAAATGGTGTTAAGACTTTGATTTTGAATGAGTCTCCATCAGCATATTGCATTTACTGTTTCGCTCACCAATTACAATTAACATTAGTGGCTCTTGCACAAAAGCATTCAGATGTAGATGACTTTTTTTGTATAGTTACTAATGTCTTAAATATTGTTGGAGCATCTTTTAAGCGCAGGGATTTGCTTCGAGAACATCAAGCTGAAAAATTAGAGGAGTTGCTCAAATCAGGTGAAGTGCATACTGGACGAGGATTAAATCAAGAACGTGGGCTTCAACGACCAGGTGATACTCGTTGGGATTCTCATTATAAAACGTTGGATAACCTTATTGTCCTATTTCCATCGATTATTCATGTACTTGAATTTACTGCACGTGAGTGTCCAAACTATGCCGACAGAATTGTTGCTGAAAGTCTTATGGGCAAGATTAAGGAATTTGATTTTGCTTTTAAGTTGCACTTGATGTTAAAAGTTTTaacaatgacaaatgagttgaACTTTGCATTACAAATGATGAATCAAGATATTGTCAATGTTATGGGACTCCTTGCTCTTACAAAGCAACGATTACAAACGATGAGGAATAGTGAATTTGGATTTTTAATGGAAGATGTCTCTTCTTTCTGTGATAAACATGGTATAATAATTCCAAAGATGGACACTCGCTACTTTCCTGGGAAGTCGAAGCGTAGAGCTCTTGAGGTTACATATTCTCATTATTTGCGTGTCGACATTTTTTATGCTGTTATAGATTTGTATTTTCAAGAGCTTAACTGTCGCTTTGATGTTGTGAGTACTGACTTACTCCTCGGTATGGCTAGCTTAAATCCAGTTAATTCATTTGGTAATTTTGATACGAACGGGATAATGAGGTTGGATGAATATTATCCGAATGAGTTTGATAGCATCAAGCTTCGAGATCTCAGTTGTCAGCTTGATAGTTTTATAGTCTATGCCCGTGGTGTTGACAAGAGGTTCTTTGGCATGAAGGGAATTAGTGATCTTGCTAAAGTGTTGGTTAAGTAA
- the LOC142180053 gene encoding uncharacterized protein LOC142180053: MRQFCPGWFKGQHSKWLEYSISNDTAYCFYCYLFKNEHESHGNTGDAFTKNGFKAWNKAIERFKAHVGEVNSIHKYFNRMLDLMNQSQSIRTSFDKQSEKEKSESRRRLSSSIDVTRFILRLGLPFRGHDESQYFTNRGVFLEILQWYGDIDRDIGSIILENAPRNEMMCSPSIQKDIVDVCAKEIIKAIIEDLDGDFFGILVDESKVTNVLNIVGASFKRRDLLREHQAEKLEELLKSGEVHTGRGLNQERGLQRLGDTRWGSHYKTLDNLIVLFPSIIHVLEFTARECPNYADRIVVESLMGKIKEFDFAFMLHLMLKVLTMTNELNFALQRMDQDIVNVMGLLALTKQQLQTMRNSEFGFLMEDVSSFCDKHDIIIPKIDASYFPGKSKRRALEVTYSHYLCVDIFYAVIDLYFQELNCRFDVVSTDLLLSMASLNPINSFGNFDTNGIMRLAEYYPNEFDSIKLRDLSCQLDSFIVYACGVDKRFFGMKEISDLAKVLVK; this comes from the exons ATGCGTCAGTTTTGTCCTGGTTGGTTTAAGGGTCAACATTCTAAGTGGTTGGAATACAGTATATCAAACGATACTGCATATTGTTTCTATTGCTATTTGTTCAAAAATGAACATGAAAGTCATGGAAATACGGGAGATGCTTTTACAAAAAATGGCTTTAAAGCTTGGAACAAGGCTATTGAAAGATTTAAAGCTCATGTTGGAGAAGTAAATAGCATCCACAAGTATTTCAACAGGATGCTTGATTTAATGAATCAATCACAATCAATTCGCACTTCTTTTGACAAACAATCTGAGAAAGAAAAAAGTGAGTCTCGACGTCGCTTGAGTTCTTCAATCGATGTGACAAGATTTATTTTGAGACTAGGTTTGCCATTCCGTGGGCATGATGAGAGTCAATATTTTACAAATAGAGGTGTCTTTCTTGAGATTTTGCAATGGTATGGAGATATTGATCGGGATATTGGAagcattatattagaaaatgctccaagaaatgaaatgatgtgttcTCCAAGTATTCAAAAAGATATTGTCGATGTTTGTGCTAAAGAAATAATCAAAGCTATCATTGAAGACCTGGATGGGGATTTTTTTGGGATACTAGTTGATGAATCAAAAG TTACTAATGTCTTAAATATTGTTGGAGCATCTTTTAAGCGCAGGGATTTGCTTCGAGAACATCAAGCTGAAAAATTAGAGGAGTTGCTCAAATCAGGTGAAGTTCATACTGGACGAGGATTAAATCAAGAACGTGGGCTTCAGCGACTAGGTGATACTCGTTGGGGTTCTCATTATAAAACGTTGGATAACCTTATTGTCCTATTTCCATCGATTATTCATGTGCTTGAATTTACTGCACGTGAGTGTCCAAACTATGCCGACAGAATTGTTGTTGAAAGTCTTATGGGTAAGATTAAGGAATTTGATTTTGCTTTTATGTTGCACTTGATGTTAAAAGTTTTaacaatgacaaatgagttgaACTTTGCATTACAAAGGATGGATCAAGATATTGTCAATGTTATGGGACTCCTTGCTCTTACAAAGCAACAATTACAAACTATGAGGAATAGTGAATTTGGATTTTTAATGGAAGATGTCTCTTCtttctgtgataaacatgatataataattCCAAAGATAGATGCTAGCTACTTTCCTGGGAAGTCGAAGCGTAGAGCTCTTGAGGTTACATATTCTCATTATTTGTGTGTCGACATTTTTTATGCTGTTATAGATTTGTATTTTCAAGAGCTTAACTGTCGCTTTGATGTTGTGAGTACTGACTTACTCCTCAGTATGGCTAGCTTAAATCCAATTAATTCATTTGGTAATTTTGATACGAACGGGATAATGAGGTTGGCTGAATATTATCCGAATGAGTTTGATAGTATCAAGCTTCGAGATCTCAGTTGTCAGCTTGATAGTTTTATAGTTTATGCATGTGGTGTTGACAAGAGGTTCTTTGGCATGAAGGAAATTAGTGATCTTGCTAAAGTGTTGGTTAAGTAA